DNA from bacterium:
CGGTGCCGCTCCTGGTGCGGGGATTGTCCTTCGAGGAAGCCCGGAGCCGGGCGGCGGAGCTCCTGTCCGATATGGGCCTCGCCGACCGGGGTCCGAGCCTCCCGTCCCAGCTCTCCGGCGGACAGGCCCAGCGCGTGGCCCTGGCCCGGGCGCTCTCCACCGAGCCCCGGCTGCTCCTGGGCGACGAGGTCACCGGTAACCTGGACCGCGCCACGGGGCGGGAGATGCTGGACCTCGTACGGGCGCAGGTCGCCGGGCGGGGGCTCACCGCGGTCGTGGTGACCCACGACCCATCGGTTTCCGACTGGGCCGACCGGGCCCTCGAACTCCAGGACGGCCACCTTGTCGCTTAAAAACGCTGAGGAGACAAGGGGTTTAAACCCCTTGCCCCTAATCGCCCCCCTGCTCGCGCTCCTCATCGCGGCCTGCCAG
Protein-coding regions in this window:
- a CDS encoding ABC transporter ATP-binding protein — translated: MMPEPYVLVRGLAKDYTGGVTVHALTDVSFAIFPGEVVALTGPSGSGKTTLLNLLGGLDVPTAGEVLVGGRSLGDLGDGELSLYRNREVGFVFQTYNLLPHLTALENVAVPLLVRGLSFEEARSRAAELLSDMGLADRGPSLPSQLSGGQAQRVALARALSTEPRLLLGDEVTGNLDRATGREMLDLVRAQVAGRGLTAVVVTHDPSVSDWADRALELQDGHLVA